A genomic window from Sorex araneus isolate mSorAra2 chromosome 2, mSorAra2.pri, whole genome shotgun sequence includes:
- the HNF4G gene encoding hepatocyte nuclear factor 4-gamma, with the protein MCVSQSMMRVSEPILDMDMANYSEVLDPTYTTLEFETMQILYNSNDSSAPETTSMNTTDNGVNCLCAICGDRATGKHYGASSCDGCKGFFRRSIRKSHVYSCRFSRQCVVDKDKRNQCRYCRLRKCFRAGMKKEAVQNERDRISTRRSTFDGSNIPSINTLAQAEVRSRQISASSPGVSTDINVKKIASVGDVCESMKQQLLVLVEWAKYIPAFCELPLDDQVALLRAHAGEHLLLGATKRSMVYKDILLLGNNYVIHRNSCEVEISRVANRVLDELVRPFQEIQIDDNEYACLKAIVFFDPDAKGLSDPVKIKNMRFQVQLSLEDYINDRQYDSRGRFGELLLLLPTLQSITWQMIEQIQFVKLFGMVKIDNLLQEMLLGGASNDVSHLHHPMHQHLSQDPLNGQTILLGPMSTLVHTDQISTPETPLPSPPQGSGQEQYKITSNQASVISHQSLSKQKQL; encoded by the exons ATAGTTCTGCCCCCGAGACCACAAGTATGAATACCACAGACAACGGTGTCAACTGTCTTTGTGCTATATGCGGAGACAGAGCGACAGGAAAGCACTATGGAGCATCAAGCTGTGATGGCTGCAAAGGCTTCTTCAGACGTAGCATACGCAAGAGTCACGTTTATTCCTGCAG GTTTAGCCGGCAATGTGTGGTTGACAAGGACAAAAGAAATCAATGTAGATATTGTCGATTAAGAAAGTGTTTTAGAGCAGGAATGAAAAAAGAAG CTGTGCAGAATGAACGGGATAGAATAAGCACCAGAAGAAGCACATTTGATGGCAGCAACATCCCCTCCATTAACACGCTGGCACAAGCTGAAGTTCGGTCTCGCCAG ATCTCAGCATCCAGCCCTGGTGTGAGCACTGATATAAATGTTAAGAAAATTGCAAGTGTTGGTGATGTCTGCGAATCAATGAAACAACAGCTCTTGGTCTTAGTGGAATGGGCTAAATATATTCCTGCCTTCTGTGAGTTGCCCCTGGATGATCAG GTGGCACTGTTGAGAGCTCACGCAGGGGAACACTTATTGCTTGGAGCAACAAAGAGATCTATGGTGTACAaagatattttgcttttgg gaAACAACTATGTCATTCATCGCAACAGCTGTGAAGTGGAAATCAGTCGTGTGGCCAATCGGGTTCTAGATGAGCTGGTCAGACCATTTCAGGAAATCCAGATTGATGACAATGAATATGCCTGTTTGAAGGCCATCGTATtttttgacccag ATGCAAAAGGACTAAGTGACCCGGTCAAAATTAAGAACATGCGGTTCCAAGTGCAGCTGAGTTTGGAGGATTACATCAATGACCGGCAGTACGACTCCCGGGGGCGGTTCGGGgagctgctcctgctgctgcccaCGCTGCAGAGCATCACTTGGCAAATGATTGAGCAGATCCAATTTGTTAAACTTTTCGGGATGGTTAAAATTGACAACCTGCTTCAGGAAATGTTATTGGGTG GTGCTTCCAATGACGTTAGTCATCTCCATCATCCAATGCATCAACATTTGTCTCAGGATCCATTAAATGGACAAACAATACTTTTAGGTCCCATGTCTACACTGGTTCACACAGACCAGATCT caACCCCTGaaaccccactcccctccccaccacaaggcTCTGGACAAGAACAGTACAAAATAACTTCAAATCAAGCTTCAGTCATCTCACATCAATCTCTCTCCAAACAAAAGCAATTGTGA